GGCGCGATAGATGGCCGGCAAAAGGATGGCCTGCATCACGAGACTGACTGGGATCGTGGCCATCGCGGCATAGGAAAATCGGGCCGACATGGCGGCGGAGGGCTCGGTCGTGAAGCCGGACGCCAGAAGGCCGCGAAACTCGTCCGCCACGGGGGCGAGGATCGGCATGGCGATGAAGGCCATCCCCAGCACGGCGACCAGCGACACCAGCGCCCAGGCCAGGACCGCCATCGGATGATGACGGGTCACCCTGAAGCCCTCGAAGGCGGCTTCCGTTGCCGAAAAACTCATCCGTTCACTCCTGGGGCGACTCTCTACCGCCGCTCATAGCGCGGGGCCGGGACGACGTCGCCCTTCTTTCAAAGACTTGAGGTCCGCCAATCGCCAGGAGGCGGTCACGGCCTCACTGCCAGACCCCCAGAAGTTCGTGGGTTTCCAGCCGCCGATAGGCCGCGCCGAGGAAGGCGCTGGTCAATGGCCACTGGATCGCGACCAGCATCAGGATCGCCACAGCGCCCGCCGCCCGGCCGCCCAGAACGCCTGCCGCTACCAGTCCCAGCCAGATCAGGCCCGGAACCGCACAGGCCGCCAGCCCGGCCAGCAGCGGCAGGATGGCCCGGTTGGTCAAGCCCGTCGCCGTTAGCGAGACCATCTGTCCGCGTCCCACCGTCGCGGGGGCGTAGAGGCACAGCCGCACCGCGAACAGCACCGGCGCCCCCAGCACCACCAGGGTCACGCCCGACAGCAGGACCAGCTTCCACGCCGGACCGACGGCGGCCCAGTCGCGCGCCTTGACCGCCTCGGCGTTCAGGCCCGCCCCGCCGAACAGGGCCAGCGCCACCATCGCCAGAAGCGCCAGCATGATCGCCATGAACAGGGCGCACAGCAGGGTCGCCCCGGCCAGCCGCGCCTCGGGCTTGCCGAGCTGCAGGCCGCCCGGACGCAGGCCCGCGCGCCGCGCCGCCTCCAGATCCCCCGCCGTACCGATCCGCGTCGTCGCTCCGAAGGCCGCCAGCCCGGCGACCAGGGTCAGGGCCGACAGTAGCATCCCAGCCCCCTGCGGCAGGCGCAGCAGGACCCCCGCCAAAGCCAGTAAGGCCGTCAGGGCGAGCGCCGGACCGGCGCCCCGCGCCATCTCGCCCATCCGCCCCACCGCCTCGGTCAGGACCTCGATCAGATCCAGCCGTTTCGTTCCCGTCGGCGATTCCGCCATTTGTTCCCCCGTCTTCGCCGCCACCTTAGCGTCAGTCCCGTCTGTGCGGCCAGACGAATGCTGACGAACGTGCCCGGGCGCATTAGAAGGCCCGCCATGACTTCTTCCTCCGACATCCAGCCCATCCACGTCATCGGCGGCGGCCTCGCCGGCTCCGAGGCCACCTGGCAGATCGCCTCGGCGGGCGTGCCCGTCATCCTGCACGAGATGCGCGGCGTGCCCGGCGTGAAGACCGACGCCCACCACACCGACGGTCTGGCCGAGCTGGTCTGCTCCAACTCCTTCCGTTCGGACGACTGGGAGCATAACGCCGTCGGGCTGTTGCATCAGGAGATGCGCGAGCTCGGCTCGATCATCATGGCCAGCGCCCATGACCATCAGGTCCCCGCCGGCGGCGCCCTGGCCGTCGACCGCGACGGCTTCTCGCAAGCCGTCACCGCGAAGCTTGAGGCTCACCCTCTGGTCACCATCGAACGCGAGGAAATCGCGGGCCTGCCGCCGGAAGAATGGGACAGCGTCATCGTCGCCACCGGCCCCCTGACCTCCCCGGCTCTCGCCGAGGCGATCCTGAAGCTGACGGGCGAGGAAAGCCTCAGCTTCTTCGACGCCATCGCCCCCATCGTCCACGCCGACTCGATCGACTTCGACATCGCCTGGCGTCAGTCGCGCTACGACAAGGAAGGCCCGGGCGGAGACGCCGCCGCCTACGTCAACTGCCCGATGAACAAGGAACAGTACGACGCCTTCATCGACGCCCTGATCGACGGGCCCAAGGCCGAGTTCAAGGAGTGGGAGAACGTCCCCTATTTCGACGGCTGCCTGCCCATCGAGGTCATGGCCGAGCGTGGTCGCGAGACCCTGCGCCACGGCCCGATGAAACCGGTCGGCCTGACCAATCCGCGCGACCCGCTGGTCAAGGCCCACGCCATCGTCCAGCTGCGTCAGGACAATGCGCTCGGCACCCTGTTCAACATCGTCGGCTTCCAGACCAAGCTGAAGCACGGCGCACAGGCCGAGACCTTCCGCATGATCCCGGGCCTGCAGAACGCCCAGTTCGCGCGCCTCGGCGGCCTGCATCGCAACACCTATCTGAACTCGCCGCACCTTCTGGACCGCCAGCTGCGCATGAAGTCCATGCCGCGCCTGCGCTTCGCCGGTCAGGTCACGGGCGTCGAGGGCTATGTCGAAAGCGCCGCCACCGGCCTGCTGGCCGGCCGCCTCGCCGCCGCCGAACGCCTCGGCAAGGCGCTGGACGCCCCGGCCGCCCACACCGCCCTGGGCGCCTTGGTCGAGCACATCACCGGCGGCCATCTGGACGGCGCCAAGTTCCAGCCGATGAACATCAACTACGGCCTCCTCCCCCCGCTGGAAGCGCCCAAGGTCGATGAGGACGGCAAGAAAATCCCCCTCAAGGAACGCGGCCGCGCCAAGAAGCGGCTGATGAGCATCCGGGCGCTCGAGGCTCTCAAGGCCTGGCGGGACGCGGCCTGATCGATGGAGTTCGTCAAGATCGCCATCCGGCGGCGCATCAACGAGCTGTTCAACGACTATGAGCGCGGCGAGCGGCCCGCCCTGCGCCGCGCCGACGCCCTGTTCCCGACCGACTCCGTCGCCTGGCGGGTCAATGGCGACATCGTCACCATGATGATCGGCGGGGTCTCCGGCCTGCTGCTGCAGATGCTGCATCCGGCGGTGCTGGCTGGCGTCTGGGACCATTCCGACTTCCGCGCCGACATGCACGGACGCCTCAGGCGCACGGCCAAATTCATCGCCGTCACCACCTATGACCACGCCGCCGCCGGAAACGCCGCCATCGACAAGGTCAGGCGCATTCACGACAAGCTGGCCGGGACCCTGCCCGACGGCACGGCCTATCGCGTCAGCGACCCGGCCCTGCTGGCCTGGGTGCATGTGACCGAGACGATCAGCTTCCTCGACAGCTGGGTCCGCTATGCCGAGCCGACGATGTCGGCCGCCGATCAGGACGCCTATCTGGCCGAGATGGCGCGGATCGGCCGGGCCCTAGGCGCCGATCCCGTTCCGACAAACCGCGCCGATGCCGAGGCCCTGATCCAGTCGATGCGGCCCCAGCTGAAGGCCGACGCCCGCACGGTCGAGGTGGCGGCCCTGGTCATGCGCCAGAAGGTCGGCGGCGTCTTCGAGGACATCTCGGCCGATCTGATCATGCAGGCCGGCGCCGACCTGCTGCCCGACTGGGCGCGCGAGATGCACGGCCTGCCGAAAGCCTCACCTGTCGCGAAGGCCGGCGCCCGGACCATGCAGCGCACGCTCGACTGGACCTACACCGGCTCACCCAACCGTCAGGTCTGGCCGCCGGAAGTGCTAGTCTGGCCGACCGGGGCTCCTCGCTAGATCCGTCCCCTCAGGCTGGCCCACAGCAGCTTCAGCCGCTTCGTCCCCTCGCCCCGCTCGGCGCCCGACAGGGTCGCATGGGCGACCGCCGGGAAGGCTGCCGTGGGCAGGCCTTTCAGACCCGCATTGGCCGCGCCGCGCAGGGCCCTTGCTTCGTCGGCCCGGCCGACCTGGGTCAGGCCCCGGACGCGCCCGGCCTCCACCACGGCGGCGTCATGACCTTCGCCGGCCAGAATCCTCACCGCAGCCTGCATGGGCCCGACGTAGAAGGCGTCCAGGTCATGCGGTTCGCCATGAACCCGGCCGACATGGGCCTCGATCAGGGCGTCGAAGGCCGCGCGCCCCAGCGGCCTGCGTCCTGCGGCCGCCGTCAGGGCCTCCAGCACCGGATGGCCCTTCCTCGGCTCGCCCGCGAAGACCCCGTCCATCTGGTCGCGCCACCAGACATAGCGCATCTCGGCCAGCATCGGCTGTGTCACCCGCGTCGGAATGGTCAGCAACTCGGCCTCGAAGGCGTAAAACGCGATCAGGTCTGCCCGCGCCTGAAGATCGCCCACGAACCGGCTGGATAGCCAGCGGTCGGGATCGGCGGCCTTCACCTGGGCGTCGAGGTCGGTCTCGCTCATTCCGCCGTCATCGCCCGATCAGCCGAACAGCGGCTGCACGGCCAGATAGGTCAGCATCGGGATGCTGAGCAGGAGATTGACGCGGGTGGCCAGCATGGCGACGCGCGCCGCCTTGGCGCGGGTGTCCTCGTCAAGCTCGACGGCGCCCTGGCCGATGTTCAGCGCCCGCCTCTGGTTCGGCCAGATCACCACCCAGGTGTTCACGAACATGAGCAGAGCCAGCCAGGCGCCGACGCCCATCACCACATAGGCCTGATCACCGGCCTCGAAACCCTTGAAGAAGCCGAAGGTCAGGATTTTGGCCAGGTAGGTGCCCGCATGGGCGACCGCGGCGCAGGCCCCGAACAGGATCGTCGCCAGCGAGGCCCAGCGCACCCAGAACAGGGCCTCGGGCGTGATGTAGAGATTGACGATCTGCTTCTGCTCGGCCGGGATCTGAGACCAGACGCGGAACTGCACGAAGTTGAAGTAACAGAGCAAACCCAGCCACAGCAGTGCGGACACGGCCAGGCCCCAGTTCAAGACCACACGCAGGAACTCCCGGTCCAGACCGCGCGGCGTCACGAAGCCCGCGGCGGCCAGCAGCAGGGCCGCCAGGATCAGGCCGAGGATAAGGGTGGTGCGGAAATTGGTCAGCAGTCCGGCCATGTGTCAGCCCTCCCCGGGGTGATGAGTCTTCTGCCCTACATACATCTCCCTCTCCCGCGGGGAGAGGGAAAGATGATGTCGTCAGGGCCGGCTGGCCATGCCCAGCTTGATGGGCTTGGCGTCGTCGTTCAGCTCACCGCGCTTGACGCCCCACAGCAGGATGATCGGCGCCCCGACATAGATCGAGGAATAGGTGCCGACGATGATCCCGAACATCAGGGCGATGGAGAAGCCGCGCAGGGCCTCGCCGCCGAACACGGCCAGGGCCGCCAGAACCAGCACCGCGGTCACGCCGGTGATGATGGTCCGGGTCAGGGTCTCGTTCAGCGACAGGTCGATCACGTCGCGCAGCGGCATGGTCTTGTATTTGCGCAGGTTCTCGCGAAGGCGGTCGAAGACGACGACGGTGTCGTTCATCGAATAGCCGATGACGGTCAGGATGGCCGCGACCATGTTCAGGCTGAACTCGAGGCGCAGCACGACGATCAGGCCGAAGGTCAGGATCACGTCGTGCAGCAGGCCGGCGACGGCGCCGAAGCCGAACTGCGGCTCGAACCGGAACCAGATATAGGCGAACATCAGCACGATGGCGCAGCCCAGGGCCAGCAGGCCCGAGGTGAACAGCTCGCCCGACACCTTGGAGCCGACGACGCTGACGCCCGAATAGGTCACCTGGCCGGTGGCGGCGGTGATCGCGCCTTCGACCTCGTTGACGACCGTGGTCTGGTCCTTGCCCTCAGGCACCTGGAACCGGACGATGGCGGTGGAGCCGTCGTTCACATTGGTGTCCAGACGCGCGATCCCCTGGACCCCGACGTCGCCGAGGTTCAGGCCGGCGACCGATTCACGCACCTTCTCCAGCTCGATCACCTGGCCGGCCGGCTTGGACACTTCCAGCGACGCGCCGCCCCGGAAGTCGATGCCCATGTTCAGGCCGGGCACGAAGCAGCCCACGATGGAGGCCACGCACAGCACGATCGACAGGACGGCGGCATAGCGCGCGTATTTGACGAAATGCAGATTGGTCTTCTGCGGAAGGACCTTGATCAGGGGCCACCAGGTCATCGGACAGTCTCCGCGTCGGCGATCGGCAGTTTCTTGGGCTTGGCCACCTTGAGCCAGTAGCCGAGCAGCACCTGGGCGACGAGCACCGAGGAGAAGACCGAGGTGAACACCCCGATGGTCAGGGTCCAGGCGAAGCCTCGCACCGGGCCGGCGCCGAAGATGAACATGATGGCCGCGGCCACCAGGGTCGTCAGGTTGGCGTCGATGATGGTGCCCATGGCCTTGTTGAAGCCGGCGTCCATGGAGGCGATCACCGACCGGCCCGCCCGGGCCTCGTCACGCATCCGCTCATAGATCAGCACATTGGCGTCGACGGCCACGGCGAAGGTCAGCACCAGACCCGCGATCCCGGGCAGGGTCAGCGACGCCTGGGTCAGGGACATGGCGGCGATGATCAGCAGACCGTTCAGGATCAAGCCGACCACCGACACGCCGCCGAACAGGAAGCCATAGGCGCCCAGCATGAAGACCACGATGATGATGAAGCCGATGATCGTTGAAATGCCGCCCTTCTGAACCGCGTCCGCGCCCAGTTCGGCGGTGACCGTCCGGCGTTCCTCGACCTTCAGCGGAGCCGGCAGGGCGCCGCCGTTCAGCAGGTTGACCATCTCGGACGCTTCCTGGATCGAGAACCGCCCCTGGATGATGCCCGAGCCGTTCGGGATGGTGGAGTTGATCCGCGGGGCCGAGATCACCTTGCCGTCCAGGATGATGGCGAAGCGTTTGCCGATGTTCTCGCTCGACGTCGCCGAGGCGAACCGCTGGGCGCCGACGCCGTCGAAGCGGAAGCCGATGGCGGTCTGGCCGTTCTGGTCGGTGGTCACATCGGCGTGCGTCAGTTGTTCGCCGGACACCAGCACGCGGCGCTTGATCAGCAGAGGGGTGACGCCGTCCTCGTCCATCATCAGCACGGCGTCAGGCGGCACGGCGCCGGCCAGGGCCTGCTGCACCGAATTCTCGCTGTCGACCATCTGGAAGGTCAGTTGGGCCGTCTGGCCGATGACGCGTTCCAGGGCGGCCGGGTCGCTCTCGCCCGGAGCCTGAACCACGATGCGGTTCGAGCCCTGGCGGGTGATGGAGGGTTCCTTGGTGCCCAGGCTGTCGATCCGGCGGCGAACCACCTCGATCGACTGGTCCACGGCGCTGGCGCCCATGCTGTCCATGGCCTGCTGGGTGAAGGCGAAACGCAGGCGGCCATTGCCCTCGCGGGTCACGGCGCGTTCGACCACGCCCTGCTGGTTCGCCCCGCCGACGAGGCGGCGCAACGCCTGATAGGCGGTCTCGGTCTGGCCTGGATCGGCCAGGGTGATGACCACCCCGCCCTCTTCACGCTGGGTGGCGTTCACATTGACGCCGGCGTCGCGCATGGTGACGCGAACGTCTTCAGCCAGGTTGTCGACCCGCTTGGCGCGCATCGCCGGCACATCGACTTCCAGCAGCAGGTACGAACCGCCCTGCAGGTCGAGACCCAGGTTCAGCGCGTTCTTCGGGACAAAGCCCGGCAGCTTGGCGCGCTGCTCGGGGCTCAGGACGTTCGGGAACGCCAGCAAAAGCCCGAACACGAGCGACAATGCGAGAAGAACGATCTTCCAGCGCGAAAGCTGAATCATGGGAATCGACTATCCGTTTCGGCGACGCGAGGCGATCAGCCCTTGGAGATGGCTTTGGTGTCGTTCGCCGCGATGGCGGTGCGGTTGCGCACTTCGGCGATCATGCCCTTCACGACGCGGATGTTGACGCTCGGCGCGATCTCGACGTTGACCTCGGCGTCTTCGACGCGGGTCACCTTGCCGATCACGCCCGACGACAGGACGACGGTGTCGCCGCGCTTCACGGCGGCGATCAGGGCGGCGTGTTCCTTGGCCTTCTTCTGCTGCGGACGGATCAGCAGGAAGTAGAACATCACGAAGATCGCGACGAACGGCAGGAAGGTCACGACCTGGGCCATGATACCGCCGGCTTCACCAGTAGGCATGTTTCGTATTCCCCGACACGGGCTGGCCTCGGTCGGGCGCCCTTTGAAAATGAGGCGCGGAACCTAGGGCCGACGCCCAGACATTGCAACGCGACGTTTCGGCCAAAGCCTCACGCCTGCGTCAGCGCGGCAACACCGTGAGCGGATCGATGGCCACCGGCTCGTCGCCCTGCATGTGCCGGGTCTCGAAATGCATCGACGGACGGCCGTCGCCGGCGGTCAGGCCGACCGTGCCGATCTGCTGCCCCGCGCGCACGTCGGCGCCGTCCTCGACCGTCGCCGAACCCAGGTGGCCATAGACGGTGCGCCAGCCGTCGCGGTGGACGATCAGGACCGTCAGCCCCTGCCCTGCCAGGGCGTCGCCGACATAGGCCACCCGTCCCGAGGCCGAGGCCACGACGGGCGCGCCGGCCGAGGCGCCGATGTTCACGCCGTTGTTGCGCTCGCCCATGCCCACGGGGCCGAAACGCCGCACGATATCCCCACGCACCGGCCACTGAAGACCGATGCTCCCCGCGACCGGGGCCGAGGGAGTCGTGGTCTGGGCGGGGGGACGGATCGGACCTGTCGCGGGCGCAACCGGCGCCGGGATGACCGGCGACCGCGCGGGCGGCAGGGCGGCGTTGCCGGCCGGTGGGGTCGGCGGCGGCGGCACGGCGCCGGAATGCGGCACGGTCACCCCCACCGGCGCCGGGCCGGTGGCGTAGGGATCGCGGCCAGTGTCGACGGCGTTCTCCGGCAGGACAATGTTCTGGCCGCTGGTGATCGAGCCTCGCGGCCCAAGGCCGTTCAGGTCGATCAGGGTCTGGACCGGGGTCTGGAACCGCCGGCCGACGCCGGAAATCGTGTCGCCCGGCTGGATCACATAGGCCGCCGCC
The genomic region above belongs to Brevundimonas goettingensis and contains:
- the trmFO gene encoding methylenetetrahydrofolate--tRNA-(uracil(54)-C(5))-methyltransferase (FADH(2)-oxidizing) TrmFO translates to MTSSSDIQPIHVIGGGLAGSEATWQIASAGVPVILHEMRGVPGVKTDAHHTDGLAELVCSNSFRSDDWEHNAVGLLHQEMRELGSIIMASAHDHQVPAGGALAVDRDGFSQAVTAKLEAHPLVTIEREEIAGLPPEEWDSVIVATGPLTSPALAEAILKLTGEESLSFFDAIAPIVHADSIDFDIAWRQSRYDKEGPGGDAAAYVNCPMNKEQYDAFIDALIDGPKAEFKEWENVPYFDGCLPIEVMAERGRETLRHGPMKPVGLTNPRDPLVKAHAIVQLRQDNALGTLFNIVGFQTKLKHGAQAETFRMIPGLQNAQFARLGGLHRNTYLNSPHLLDRQLRMKSMPRLRFAGQVTGVEGYVESAATGLLAGRLAAAERLGKALDAPAAHTALGALVEHITGGHLDGAKFQPMNINYGLLPPLEAPKVDEDGKKIPLKERGRAKKRLMSIRALEALKAWRDAA
- a CDS encoding oxygenase MpaB family protein; the protein is MEFVKIAIRRRINELFNDYERGERPALRRADALFPTDSVAWRVNGDIVTMMIGGVSGLLLQMLHPAVLAGVWDHSDFRADMHGRLRRTAKFIAVTTYDHAAAGNAAIDKVRRIHDKLAGTLPDGTAYRVSDPALLAWVHVTETISFLDSWVRYAEPTMSAADQDAYLAEMARIGRALGADPVPTNRADAEALIQSMRPQLKADARTVEVAALVMRQKVGGVFEDISADLIMQAGADLLPDWAREMHGLPKASPVAKAGARTMQRTLDWTYTGSPNRQVWPPEVLVWPTGAPR
- a CDS encoding squalene/phytoene synthase family protein, with the translated sequence MSETDLDAQVKAADPDRWLSSRFVGDLQARADLIAFYAFEAELLTIPTRVTQPMLAEMRYVWWRDQMDGVFAGEPRKGHPVLEALTAAAGRRPLGRAAFDALIEAHVGRVHGEPHDLDAFYVGPMQAAVRILAGEGHDAAVVEAGRVRGLTQVGRADEARALRGAANAGLKGLPTAAFPAVAHATLSGAERGEGTKRLKLLWASLRGRI
- the secF gene encoding protein translocase subunit SecF, with protein sequence MTWWPLIKVLPQKTNLHFVKYARYAAVLSIVLCVASIVGCFVPGLNMGIDFRGGASLEVSKPAGQVIELEKVRESVAGLNLGDVGVQGIARLDTNVNDGSTAIVRFQVPEGKDQTTVVNEVEGAITAATGQVTYSGVSVVGSKVSGELFTSGLLALGCAIVLMFAYIWFRFEPQFGFGAVAGLLHDVILTFGLIVVLRLEFSLNMVAAILTVIGYSMNDTVVVFDRLRENLRKYKTMPLRDVIDLSLNETLTRTIITGVTAVLVLAALAVFGGEALRGFSIALMFGIIVGTYSSIYVGAPIILLWGVKRGELNDDAKPIKLGMASRP
- the secD gene encoding protein translocase subunit SecD produces the protein MIQLSRWKIVLLALSLVFGLLLAFPNVLSPEQRAKLPGFVPKNALNLGLDLQGGSYLLLEVDVPAMRAKRVDNLAEDVRVTMRDAGVNVNATQREEGGVVITLADPGQTETAYQALRRLVGGANQQGVVERAVTREGNGRLRFAFTQQAMDSMGASAVDQSIEVVRRRIDSLGTKEPSITRQGSNRIVVQAPGESDPAALERVIGQTAQLTFQMVDSENSVQQALAGAVPPDAVLMMDEDGVTPLLIKRRVLVSGEQLTHADVTTDQNGQTAIGFRFDGVGAQRFASATSSENIGKRFAIILDGKVISAPRINSTIPNGSGIIQGRFSIQEASEMVNLLNGGALPAPLKVEERRTVTAELGADAVQKGGISTIIGFIIIVVFMLGAYGFLFGGVSVVGLILNGLLIIAAMSLTQASLTLPGIAGLVLTFAVAVDANVLIYERMRDEARAGRSVIASMDAGFNKAMGTIIDANLTTLVAAAIMFIFGAGPVRGFAWTLTIGVFTSVFSSVLVAQVLLGYWLKVAKPKKLPIADAETVR
- the yajC gene encoding preprotein translocase subunit YajC, which codes for MPTGEAGGIMAQVVTFLPFVAIFVMFYFLLIRPQQKKAKEHAALIAAVKRGDTVVLSSGVIGKVTRVEDAEVNVEIAPSVNIRVVKGMIAEVRNRTAIAANDTKAISKG
- a CDS encoding peptidoglycan DD-metalloendopeptidase family protein; the protein is MSGMSGWAKGLIVAGAALSVAACASYPTEPRYSTRADTPHAVANVPASPNPYPNAPVYPGQPGQPYPGAVVTNEAPPPARAPIESIDGGGLPPAATTSSLNGGPAISGRPATSSPNYPSSSQPEPAYSPPSYNPPGTPRAPAVAGAAAYVIQPGDTISGVGRRFQTPVQTLIDLNGLGPRGSITSGQNIVLPENAVDTGRDPYATGPAPVGVTVPHSGAVPPPPTPPAGNAALPPARSPVIPAPVAPATGPIRPPAQTTTPSAPVAGSIGLQWPVRGDIVRRFGPVGMGERNNGVNIGASAGAPVVASASGRVAYVGDALAGQGLTVLIVHRDGWRTVYGHLGSATVEDGADVRAGQQIGTVGLTAGDGRPSMHFETRHMQGDEPVAIDPLTVLPR